One part of the Humulus lupulus chromosome 9, drHumLupu1.1, whole genome shotgun sequence genome encodes these proteins:
- the LOC133802034 gene encoding probable LRR receptor-like serine/threonine-protein kinase At1g07650, which yields MMNMGSLQSECVTVLLLFMLFLAVTPFKCNAQSRIPPHDEVEAFKEIAKQLNKYVDRGFDDPCNDYYTNKVTCDCSSSANNECHIYSFDFSEQNLDGKLPSSLWKLPYLKLVNLRRNFLIGSIPPEWASTKLELL from the exons ATGATGAATATGGGTTCATTGCAATCAGAATGTGTTACTGTTTTATTACTATTTATGCTCTTCTTGGCAGTCACACCATTCAAATGCAATGCACAATCTCGTATTCCTCCCCACGATGAAG TGGAAGCTTTTAAAGAAATAGCTAAGCAACTGAACAAGTATGTTGACAGGGGCTTCGATGATCCTTGTAATGACTATTACACAAATAAAGTCACCTGCGATTGCTCCAGCTCTGCTAATAATGAATGCCATATCTATAGCTT TGATTTTTCAGAACAGAATCTGGATGGCAAGCTTCCATCATCACTATGGAAGCTACCTTACCTTAAGTTAGT AAATCTACGACGGAACTTCCTCATTGGTTCGATACCGCCAGAATGGGCTTCAACAAAGTTGGAATTACTGTAA
- the LOC133801491 gene encoding probable leucine-rich repeat receptor-like serine/threonine-protein kinase At3g14840 — protein MWACRDISVNNLSGPIPAELGNISTLRELSMESNLFSETIPSELGNLVNLEYLNLNANNLTGKFPLSLTNLSKLSVLKISSNYFTGRMPEFGNWKQLETLEMEASGFSGPIPPSISTSANLTQLSITDLNGENSSDFPDLSNMTDLSELTMRSCNLRGNIPENIRNLRGLNVLDLSFNKLEGPLPNFQQSLFSLSHIYLTSNLLSGPIPAWMNIYGANHIDISYNNFSEISEPSTCQDHFNHFQSISGHENSSTLSKCLAPCSKDYYSLHINCGGKETTIGGIKYEGDEEFVGPADLFHNSTYTWGISNTGHFRYLEQEVPEYIVNNVSELRMKDSELYTTARISPLSLTYFARWLRNGKYTVKLHFAEIAFGNNRSYESVGRRVFDVYVQGKRELSDFNIKEEAKGVGKEFIKVINAVVVSHNTLEIRLQWTGKGTRNVPEQGKYGSLISAISIESGEGHLSKTKIIIGLVVAVSAGATLLAVVAFGLHRRKAKRKRTATNNDLIWTSTNLKRGDDQSELHFFELDSILMATNKFSITNKLGQGGFGPVYKGQLHGKEVAVKRLSSSSSQGYEEFRNEIILISKLQHRNLVKLIGCCIENEEKLLIYEFMLNKSLDTFIFDDRRRVELDWAIRFNIIDGIARGLVYLHRDSSLRVIHRDLKASNILLDEKMTPKISDFGLARIFEGTLDLANTHRVVGTIGVFNQLQRLYVSPEYAFRGIFSEKCDVFSYGVLLLEIISGKKNTSFKDEDQYQGLIAYSWQLWSEGRGIEMVDEALGKSYNESEALKCIHIGLMCVQDFATDRPSMAQVASMLSNQIFHQPQPKQPVFTFQASSGSYDPFTQSGNRCSVNEVTVSMVEPR, from the exons ATGTGGGCGTGCAGGGATATTAGTGTGAACAATTTATCAGGGCCAATCCCTGCCGAATTAGGAAACATAAGCACTCTCAGAGAGTT GAGCATGGAGAGCAACTTGTTTTCTGAAACTATTCCCTCTGAGCTTGGGAATTTGGTAAACTTGGAATATTT GAATTTAAATGCAAACAATCTCACTGGAAAGTTCCCTCTGTCTCTCACCAATCTCTCCAAGTTATCTGTGCT TAAAATCAGTAGTAACTACTTCACAGGAAGGATGCCTGAGTTTGGCAATTGGAAACAACTTGAAACATT AGAGATGGAAGCAAGTGGTTTCAGTGGGCCAATTCCTCCTAGTATTTCTACCTCGGCAAACTTAACGCAATT AAGTATAACTGACTTAAATGGGGAGAACTCGTCAGATTTTCCCGACTTGAGTAACATGACAGACCTTTCTGAGTT GACAATGAGGAGTTGTAATTTAAGAGGAAATATCCCTGAAAATATTCGTAATTTGAGAGGGCTAAATGTCTT GGATCTTAGCTTTAATAAACTAGAAGGGCCACTTCCAAATTTTCAACAGTCTCTCTTTAGTTTGAGTCATAT ATATTTAACAAGTAACTTACTCAGTGGGCCTATTCCAGCGTGGATGAACATATACGGAGCCAA TCACATAGATATTTCTTACAATAACTTTTCGGAGATATCTGAACCATCAACTTGTCAAGATCATTT CAATCACTTTCAGAGCATATCTGGTCATGAAAACAGCTC AACGCTCAGCAAGTGCTTGGCTCCATGTtcaaaag ATTATTATTCATTGCATATAAATTGTGGTGGAAAAGAAACTACCATTGGAGGCATAAAGTATGAAGGGGATGAGGAATTTGTAGGTCCTGCAGATTTATTCCATAACTCAACCTACACTTGGGGAATTAGCAACACCGGTCATTTCAGATATTTGGAACAAGAAGTGCCAGAATATATAGTAAATAATGTATCTGAATTAAGAATGAAGGACTCTGAGCTCTACACAACTGCACGCATCTCGCCTCTTTCGCTAACTTATTTTGCTCGTTGGTTAAGAAATGGAAAATACACTGTAAAACTGCATTTTGCAGAGATAGCATTTGGAAACAACAGATCTTATGAGAGTGTTGGAAGACGAGTATTTGATGTTTATGTTCAG GGAAAACGGGAGTTGTCAGATTTCAACATTAAAgaggaagctaaaggagttgGTAAGGAATTTATCAAAGTAATTAACGCAGTTGTTGTGAGTCATAACACATTGGAGATCCGCCTCCAATGGACGGGGAAAGGGACGAGGAATGTTCCAGAGCAAGGAAAATATGGGTCTTTAATATCAGCTATCTCAATAGAATCTG GGGAAGGACATTTGAGTAAGACCAAAATCATTATCGGCCTTGTTGTAGCTGTTTCTGCTGGTGCAACATTATTAGCTGTTGTAGCCTTCGGTTTGCATAGACGAAAAGCTAAGAGAAAAA GAACTGCAACAAATAATGATTTGATTTGGACAAGTACTAACTTGAAGAGAGGAGACGATCAATCTGAGCTTCATTTTTTTGAGTTGGATAGCATACTAATGGCCACAAACAAGTTTAGTATTACAAACAAACTTGGTCAAGGAGGATTTGGTCCTGTTTATAAG GGACAACTACATGGGAAAGAAGTTGCAGTGAAAAGACTGTCTAGCAGCTCATCACAAGGCTACGAAGAATTTCGGAATGAAATAATATTGATCTCCAAACTGCAACATAGAAATCTTGTTAAGCTCATTGGTTGTTGCATTGAAAATGAAGAGAAGTTATTAATATACGAGTTCATGCTCAACAAGAGCTTAGATACTTTTATTTTTG ATGATAGAAGAAGGGTAGAGCTTGATTGGGCCATACGATTCAACATTATTGATGGCATTGCGAGAGGTCTTGTGTATCTCCATCGCGATTCTAGTTTAAGGGTGATACATCGAGATTTGAAGGCCAGTAATATTCTATTGGATGAGAAGATGACTCCAAAAATTTCTGATTTTGGATTAGCAAGGATTTTTGAAGGCACTTTAGATCTAGCAAATACTCATAGGGTGGTAGGAACAAT TGGTGTGTTTAATCAATTGCAGCGGCTATATGTCTCTCCAGAGTACGCATTCAGAGGAATCTTCTCGGAAAAATGTGATGTGTTTAGCTATGGCGTGTTACTACTAGAGATAATAAGTGGGAAAAAGAATACTAGCTTCAAGGATGAGGATCAATACCAAGGCCTTATTGCATAT TCATGGCAGCTATGGAGTGAAGGCAGAGGAATAGAGATGGTGGATGAAGCATTAGGCAAGTCATATAATGAATCAGAGGCATTGAAATGCATACACATTGGGCTTATGTGCGTTCAAGACTTTGCCACAGATAGACCTTCCATGGCTCAAGTGGCTTCCATGTTAAGTAACCAAATATTTCATCAACCTCAACCCAAACAACCTGTTTTTACTTTTCAAGCCAGCAGTGGTAGTTATGATCCTTTCACACAAAGTGGTAATAGATGCTCTGTCAATGAGGTCACTGTATCAATGGTTGAACCAcgataa
- the LOC133802035 gene encoding probable LRR receptor-like serine/threonine-protein kinase At1g53440, producing the protein MEVSQQMWKEDIFKRKLKKDVESSVILWWKSYIGTKESRDEVLRGLDLQTGFFTFKQIKVATNNFDAINKIGEGGFGSVYKGVLLDGTTIAVKQLSSKSKQGNCEFINEIGMISALQHPNLVKLHGCCIEGKKLLLVYEYMENNSLANSLFGNQLYQIH; encoded by the exons ATGGAAGTTTCTCAACAAATGTGGAAGGAAGATATTTTTAAGAGAAAATTGAAGAAGGATGTAGAAA GTTCAGTCATTCTTTGGTGGAAAAGCTATATTGGAACCAAGGAATCTAGGGATGAAG TTCTAAGAGGATTAGATCTACAAACTGGTTTCTTTACCTTTAAACAAATAAAAGTTGCAACTAACAACTTTGATGCTATAAACAAAATCGGAGAAGGTGGATTTGGATCAGTCTACAAG GGTGTGCTATTAGATGGCACTACTATTGCAGTTAAGCAACTTTCTTCAAAATCGAAGCAAGGGAATTGTGAATTTATAAATGAAATAGGCATGATTTCTGCTTTGCAACACCCAAATCTTGTCAAATTGCATGGATGTTGTATTGAAGGGAAGAAACTATTATTGGTTTATGAATACATGGAGAATAATAGCCTTGCAAATTCTTTATTTggtaaccaactctatcaaatccactga
- the LOC133801501 gene encoding probable leucine-rich repeat receptor-like serine/threonine-protein kinase At3g14840, translating into MMNMGSLQSECVTVLLLFMLLLAVTPFKCNAQSRIPPHDEVEAFKEIAMQLNKYVDRHFDDPCNLPASNIEYYTNEVICDCSSSANNECHIERLDFSGQNLDGNLPSSLWKLPYLKEVFLDRNFLSGSIPPEWGSTKLERLDISVNNLSGPIPAELGNISTLRELSMESNLFSETIPSELGNLVNLEYLNLNANNLIGKFPLSLTNLSKLSVLKISSNYFTGRMPEFGNWKQLETLEMEASGFSGPIPPSISTLANLTELRITDLNGENSLDFPDLSKMTNLSTLTMRSCNLRGNIPEYILYLRRLDVL; encoded by the exons ATGATGAATATGGGTTCATTGCAATCAGAATGCGTTACTGTATTATTACTATTTATGCTCTTATTGGCAGTCACACCATTCAAATGCAATGCCCAATCTCGTATTCCTCCCCACGATGAAG TGGAAGCTTTTAAAGAAATAGCTATGCAACTGAACAAGTATGTTGATAGGCACTTCGATGATCCTTGTAATCTACCAGCTTCTAATATTGAATATTACACAAATGAAGTCATCTGCGATTGCTCCAGCTCTGCTAATAATGAATGCCATATCGAAAGACT TGATTTTTCAGGACAGAATCTGGATGGCAACCTTCCATCATCACTATGGAAGCTACCTTACCTCAAGGAAGT ATTTCTAGACCGGAACTTCCTCAGTGGTTCGATACCGCCAGAATGGGGTTCAACAAAGTTGGAACGGCT GGATATTAGTGTGAACAATTTATCAGGGCCAATCCCTGCCGAATTAGGAAACATAAGCACTCTCAGAGAGTT GAGCATGGAGAGCAACTTGTTTTCTGAAACTATTCCCTCTGAGCTTGGGAATTTGGTAAACTTGGAATATTT GAATTTAAATGCAAACAATCTCATTGGAAAGTTCCCTCTGTCTCTCACCAATCTCTCCAAGTTATCTGTGCT TAAAATCAGTAGTAACTACTTCACAGGAAGGATGCCTGAGTTTGGCAATTGGAAACAACTTGAAACATT AGAGATGGAAGCAAGTGGTTTCAGTGGGCCAATTCCTCCTAGTATTTCTACCTTGGCAAACTTAACAGAGTT AAGAATAACTGACTTAAATGGGGAGAACTCGTTAGATTTTCCCGACTTGAGTAAAATGACAAACCTTTCTACGTT GACAATGAGGAGCTGTAATTTAAGAGGAAATATCCCTGAATATATTCTTTATTTGAGAAGGCTAGATGTCTTGTAA
- the LOC133801495 gene encoding cysteine-rich receptor-like protein kinase 44, whose protein sequence is MNKIGDALMNIDISYNNFSEISEPSTCQDHFNHFQSTSGHENSSTLSKCLAPCSKDYYSLHINCGGKETTIGGIKYEGDEEFVGPANLFHNSAYTWGFSNTGHFENLENNGTEYIVNTVFELGVKNSKLYTTARISPLSLTYFARCLRNGKYTVKLHFAEIVFRNDTSYDSVGRRVFDVYVQEKRVLPDFNIKEEAKGVDKEFIKVINAVVVSHNTLEIRLQWTGKGTKNVPMLGKYGSLISAISIESGEGHFSKTKIIVGLVVAVSVGATLLAVVAFGLHRRKAKRKRTATNNDLIWTSTNLKNGDDQPELHFFDLDSILMATNKFSSTNKLGQGGFGPVYKGQLYGKEVAVKRLSSSSSQGYEEFRNEIILISKLQHRNLVKLIGCCIENEEKLLIYEFMLNKSLDTFIFDDRRREELDWAIRFNIIDGIARGLVYLHRDSSSRVIHRDLKASNILLDEKMTPKISDFGLARIFEGTLDLANTHRVVGTIGYMSPEYVFRGIFSEKSDVFSYGVLLLEIISGKKNTSFKDEDQYQGLIAYSWQLWSEGRGIELVDEALGKSYNESKALKCIHIGLLCVQDFATDRPSMAQVASMLSNQIFHQPQPKQPVFTFQASSGSYDPSTQSGNRCSVNEVTVSMVEPR, encoded by the exons ATGAACAAAATCGGAGATGCACTCAT GAACATAGATATATCTTACAATAACTTTTCGGAGATATCTGAACCATCAACTTGTCAAGATCATTT cAATCACTTTCAGAGCACATCTGGTCATGAAAATAGCTC AACGCTCAGCAAGTGCTTGGCTCCATGTTCAAAAG ATTATTATTCATTGCATATAAATTGTGGTGGAAAAGAAACTACCATTGGAGGCATAAAGTATGAAGGGGATGAGGAATTTGTAGGTCCTGCAAATTTATTCCATAACTCAGCCTACACTTGGGGATTTAGCAACACCGGTCATTTCGAAAACTTGGAAAATAATGGGACAGAATATATAGTAAATACTGTATTTGAATTAGGAGTGAAGAACTCAAAGCTCTACACAACTGCACGCATCTCGCCTCTTTCGCTAACTTATTTTGCTCGTTGCTTAAGAAATGGAAAATACACTGTGAAACTACATTTTGCAGAGATAGTATTTAGAAACGACACATCTTATGATAGTGTTGGAAGACGAGTATTTGATGTTTATGTTCAG GAAAAACGGGTGTTGCCAGATTTCAACATTAAAGAGGAAGCGAAAGGAGTTGATAAGGAATTTATCAAAGTAATTAACGCAGTTGTTGTGAGTCATAACACATTGGAGATCCGCCTCCAATGGACGGGGAAAGGGACAAAGAATGTTCCAATGCTAGGAAAATATGGGTCTTTAATATCAGCTATCTCAATAGAATCTG GGGAAGGACATTTTAGTAAGACCAAAATCATTGTCGGCCTTGTTGTAGCTGTTTCTGTTGGTGCAACATTATTAGCTGTTGTAGCCTTCGGTTTGCATAGACGAAAAGCTAAGAGAAAAA GAACTGCAACAAATAATGATTTGATTTGGACAAGTACTAACTTGAAGAACGGAGACGATCAACCCGAGcttcatttttttgacttggatAGCATACTAATGGCCACAAACAAGTTTAGTAGTACAAACAAACTTGGTCAAGGAGGATTTGGTCCTGTTTATAAG GGACAACTATATGGGAAAGAAGTTGCAGTGAAAAGACTGTCTAGCAGCTCATCACAAGGCTACGAAGAATTTAGGAATGAAATAATATTGATCTCCAAACTGCAACATAGAAATCTTGTTAAGCTCATTGGTTGCTGCATTGAAAATGAAGAGAAGTTATTAATATACGAGTTCATGCTCAACAAGAGCTTAGATACTTTTATTTTCG ATGATAGAAGAAGGGAAGAGCTTGATTGGGCCATACGGTTCAACATTATTGATGGCATTGCGAGAGGTCTTGTGTATCTCCATCGCGATTCCAGTTCAAGGGTGATACATCGAGATTTGAAAGCCAGTAATATTCTATTGGATGAGAAGATGACTCCAAAAATTTCTGATTTTGGATTAGCAAGGATTTTTGAAGGCACGTTAGATCTAGCAAATACTCATAGGGTGGTAGGAACTAT CGGCTATATGTCTCCAGAGTACGTATTCAGAGGAATCTTTTCGGAAAAATCTGATGTGTTTAGCTATGGCGTGTTACTACTAGAGATAATAAGCGGGAAAAAGAATACTAGCTTCAAGGATGAGGATCAATACCAAGGCCTTATTGCATAT TCATGGCAGCTATGGAGTGAAGGCAGAGGAATAGAGTTGGTGGATGAAGCATTAGGCAAGTCATATAATGAATCAAAGGCATTGAAATGCATACACATTGGGCTTCTGTGCGTTCAAGACTTTGCCACAGATAGACCTTCCATGGCTCAAGTAGCTTCCATGTTAAGTAACCAAATATTTCATCAACCTCAACCCAAACAACCTGTTTTTACTTTTCAAGCCAGCAGTGGTAGTTATGATCCTTCCACACAAAGTGGTAATAGATGCTCTGTCAATGAGGTCACTGTATCAATGGTTGAACCACGATAA